In Triticum aestivum cultivar Chinese Spring chromosome 5B, IWGSC CS RefSeq v2.1, whole genome shotgun sequence, the following proteins share a genomic window:
- the LOC123116151 gene encoding uncharacterized protein, whose product MMEEPPVPFAHAAAPIGEGTPATIATAAGTARRAGRSRDRRKRRRIAEESGGWASLPGDLVRLVAERVRLDGDVIDYISLRAACSGWRASTDFPRSPQEQYHYFRPGGWVALCDGDQTRPDDALQIAFFKLSTGRRLRARFPTKLRGYRIVSFSGGLLVLVHKRDSIVRLLHPFTRSYLDLPPMAPTFRIVVGVKDKKECFLRMNAAICTSTATPDTSVDVVAWFPGEKAMLWAKPGDASWNAIYLDVQLQSVLAFRGRLYATARDSANILQVYPQSNIFPVDTPIPDELGPPLSCRSFLVESNDRMPLAARHHVALPNIHTAVKIFDVDLDRRQLTPLGNIGDRALFLGKDRCLSVSAKHLPSIRGNSVYTSEGCVELYSLSSDCPESYYLYSKTLCSTRPFTIADHLITYCNHLEWARGLMFHEYPCGVYASKELNEKVKKQDSQLRIPTPKKTSNPSANFIQYL is encoded by the exons ATGATGGAGGAGCCACCGGTGCCCTTTGCTCACGCGGCGGCACCGATCGGCGAAGGCACTCCGGCCACGATTGCGACCGCAGCAGGAACAGCAAGGCGCGCGGGGCGATCCCGCGATCGCCGCAAGCGCCGGAGGATCGCCGAGGAGAGCGGCGGCTGGGCGTCGCTCCCCGGCGACTTGGTCCGCCTCGTCGCCGAGCGGGTGCGGCTCGACGGGGACGTGATCGACTACATCTCTCTCCGCGCGGCCTGCTCCGGCTGGCGCGCCAGCACGGACTTCCCGCGCAGCCCGCAGGAGCAGTACCATTACTTCCGCCCTGGCGGCTGGGTCGCGCTCTGCGACGGCGACCAGACGCGCCCGGACGACGCACTCCAGATCGCCTTCTTCAAGCTCAGCACGGGACGGCGCCTCCGCGCCCGCTTCCCGACGAAACTCAGGGGCTACAGGATCGTCTCCTTCAGCGGCGGCCTCCTCGTCCTGGTCCACAAGCGCGACTCCATTGTTCGCTTGCTCCACCCCTTCACCAGGAGCTACCTCGATCTCCCGCCCATGGCCCCGACCTTTCGCATCGTCGTAGGCGTGAAAGACAAAAAAGAGTGTTTCCTCCGCATGAACGCCGCCATCTGCACGAGCACCGCGACCCCCGACACCTCTGTCGACGTCGTGGCCTGGTTCCCGGGGGAAAAGGCGATGCTCTGGGCCAAGCCTGGGGATGCCAGCTGGAACGCCATCTACCTCGACGTCCAGCTCCAGAGCGTCCTCGCCTTCCGTGGCCGCCTCTACGCCACCGCTCGGGACTCGGCAAACATCCTTCAGGTCTACCCTCAGAGCAATATCTTTCCGGTGGATACTCCTATCCCCGACGAGCTCGGCCCTCCGTTGTCGTGCCGATCCTTCCTCGTCGAGTCCAACGACCGCATGCCGCTCGCTGCTCGCCACCATGTCGCGCTCCCCAACATACACACGGCCGTCAAGATCTTCGACGTGGATCTCGACCGCCGGCAGCTGACCCCGCTGGGCAACATTGGCGATCGCGCGCTGTTCCTCGGTAAGGACAGATGCCTGTCCGTCTCGGCCAAACACCTGCCGTCCATCAGAGGAAACTCTGTTTACACATCTGAAGGTTGTGTCGAGTTATACTCTCTCAGCAGTGACTGCCCCGAGAGTTATTATTTGTATTCGAAGACGTTGTGCTCCACGCGGCCCTTCACCATTGCGGACCATCTCATCACGTACTGCAACCATCTCGAGTG GGCGAGAGGGCTCATGTTTCATGAGTATCCGTGTGGAGTATATGCTTCCAAGGAACTAAACGAGAAAGTCAAGAAGCAAGATTCACAGCTGCGCATTCCAACTCCCAAGAAGACGAGCAACCCATCTGCAAATTTTATACAGTATCTATAA